The Camelina sativa cultivar DH55 chromosome 14, Cs, whole genome shotgun sequence genome includes a window with the following:
- the LOC104738917 gene encoding mitochondrial import receptor subunit TOM9-1-like codes for MAPKRIGVGGGDSSILAKIANSSIVSQGRNAACDAVYVSKKLLKSTGKAAWIAGTTLLILVVPLVIEMDREQLLNEMEFQQTSLLGTPPPAGGMPMY; via the coding sequence ATGGCGCCTAAGAGAATCGGAGTCGGCGGTGGAGATTCGAGCATCTTGGCGAAGATTGCAAACTCGAGCATCGTGTCTCAAGGAAGAAACGCCGCGTGCGACGCCGTTTACGTGTCGAAGAAGCTTTTAAAGAGCACCGGGAAGGCGGCGTGGATCGCCGGTACGACGCTTCTGATCCTCGTCGTGCCTTTGGTCATAGAGATGGATCGAGAGCAGCTACTAAACGAGATGGAGTTTCAGCAGACCAGCCTTCTCGGAACTCCACCACCGGCTGGTGGGATGCCGATGTACTAA